The genomic window CTGATCGGCGCGGACCTGCGCGGGGCGGACCTGCGGGGCGCGAACCTGTCGGATGCGTTGTTCCTCACCCAGTTCCAGGTGAACGCGGCCCGCGGGGACGGGCGTACCGCGTTGCCGGCGGTACTGGCCCGGCCCGCGCACTGGCAGTAGCCCGGCAGCCCGGTTTCAACCGGCCTGTTCGAGGGTGCGGCCGCGGGTTTCGGTGACGAACTTCGACACGATGACGATCGACAGCACCGCCATGACGGCGTAGCCGGCGTAGGTGAGGGAGAGGTTCCAGTCGGCGAGCGACGGGAACGTGGCGGAGACGAGGAAGTTCGCGACCCAGTTGGAGGCGGTGGCGATACCGACGGCCGCGGCCCGCACCCGGTTCGGGAACATTTCGCTGATGAGGACCCACACGACCGGGCCCCACGACAGGGCGAAGAAGAACACGAACGCGTTGGCGGCGATCAGGGCGACGGTGCCGGCCGCGCCGGTCAGGGTGGCGACGGATTCGCCGATGTCGTTCGTCGTCACCGTTGCCGAGTGGAAACAGACGGCGGCGGTGGCGAGGGATACGGCCATGCCGACGGAGCCGATGAGCAGCAGCGGTTTGCGGCCGATGCGGTCGATGACGGCGATCGCGACGAACGTGCCGACGATGTTGACGAGGGCGCTGACGACGCTGATGAGCAGGGAGCGGTCCTCCCCGAAGCCGACGGCCTGCCACAGGGTGGACGAGTAGTAGAAGATCACGTTGATGCCGACGAACTGTTGCAGGGCGGCGAGGGTCATACCCACCCAGACGAGGGCGGCGACGCCGGTGGATTTCGTGAACAGGGCGCGGACGCCGATGCGGGTGCGTTCGGCGCCGAGGGAGGAACGGATCTCGAGAATGCGGTCGGTGACGACACCGGTGTCGCCGCCCTCGAGTCGGGTGACGAGGGCGCGGGCCTCGTCGTCGCGGCCGCATCGCACGAGGTGCCGGGGCGATTCGGGAATCAGATAGGTGGCCGCGAGGTAGGCGACGGCGGGGATCGCCTCGATCGCGAGCATCCACTGCCAGGCCTCGACGCCGGCGAGTTCCCCGCGGCCACCGCCGGCGGCATCGGAGATCGCGTAGTTGATCAGTTGGGAGATCGCGATGCCGAGGACGATCGCCAGCTGGTACATGGAGCCGAGCCGGCCGCGGATCGCGGCGGGCGCGATTTCCGCGATGTAGGCGGGGGCGATGACGGAGGCGAAGCCGACGGCGACACCGCCGACGACCCGCCACAGGGTGAGGTCGACGATCCCGAACGGGAACGCCGACCCGAGCGCACCGACCACGAACAGGGCGGCCGCGATCCGCATCACCCGGATACGGCCGACCCGGTCGGCGATACTGCCCGCCAACCACGCGCCCAGCGCGGCACCGAGCAGGGTCAACGACACCGACAGC from Prescottella sp. R16 includes these protein-coding regions:
- a CDS encoding sugar porter family MFS transporter; translation: MSGLDTTGRPPAASPAVGAAVLFSAAAALGGFLFGYDTAVINGAVGAIRDRYDIGAGATGLSVSLTLLGAALGAWLAGSIADRVGRIRVMRIAAALFVVGALGSAFPFGIVDLTLWRVVGGVAVGFASVIAPAYIAEIAPAAIRGRLGSMYQLAIVLGIAISQLINYAISDAAGGGRGELAGVEAWQWMLAIEAIPAVAYLAATYLIPESPRHLVRCGRDDEARALVTRLEGGDTGVVTDRILEIRSSLGAERTRIGVRALFTKSTGVAALVWVGMTLAALQQFVGINVIFYYSSTLWQAVGFGEDRSLLISVVSALVNIVGTFVAIAVIDRIGRKPLLLIGSVGMAVSLATAAVCFHSATVTTNDIGESVATLTGAAGTVALIAANAFVFFFALSWGPVVWVLISEMFPNRVRAAAVGIATASNWVANFLVSATFPSLADWNLSLTYAGYAVMAVLSIVIVSKFVTETRGRTLEQAG